A genomic stretch from Erysipelothrix sp. HDW6C includes:
- the glf gene encoding UDP-galactopyranose mutase has translation MKYDYLVVGAGPFGSIFAYEATKRGKRVLVIDKREHVGGNLYCKPIAGINVHWYGAHIFHTSNKSVWDYVNQFATFNHFTNAPLANYKGTLLNLPFNMNTFNRLWGVNTPEQAKQIIAEQRKNYGVSNPKNLEEQAINLVGLDIYEKLIKGYTEKQWGRPCTELPAFIIKRLPVRYTFDNNYFTDIYQGIPVGGYNVLFDKWLKDIDVTLNADYFENRTMYEGMAEKIIFTGMIDQYYDYEFGELEYRSLRFEHELLESDNYQGNAVINYTDRETEFTRIIEHKHFEFGQAPKTVITREYPQDYTKDVEPYYPINDALNNEIYEKYRQKAEKEAHVIFGGRLGQYRYFDMHHIIENVLKLVDTEFDNQ, from the coding sequence ATGAAATACGATTATTTAGTTGTGGGAGCAGGTCCCTTTGGATCGATATTCGCATATGAAGCAACAAAACGCGGCAAGCGTGTTTTGGTTATCGATAAACGTGAACATGTTGGTGGAAATCTTTATTGTAAGCCCATTGCGGGTATTAATGTTCACTGGTATGGTGCGCATATCTTTCATACCAGCAACAAAAGCGTATGGGACTATGTAAATCAATTTGCGACGTTTAATCATTTTACAAATGCGCCACTCGCCAACTACAAGGGAACATTGCTTAACTTGCCTTTTAACATGAACACTTTCAATCGATTATGGGGTGTTAACACGCCTGAGCAAGCAAAACAGATAATTGCTGAACAACGTAAGAATTATGGTGTGTCAAATCCGAAAAACTTGGAAGAGCAGGCAATAAATTTAGTTGGCTTGGATATTTATGAAAAACTGATAAAGGGATATACGGAGAAACAATGGGGTAGACCGTGCACAGAATTGCCTGCTTTTATTATTAAGCGTCTACCGGTTCGGTATACCTTTGACAACAATTACTTCACGGACATTTACCAAGGGATTCCTGTCGGAGGATACAATGTCCTGTTTGATAAATGGTTGAAAGATATTGATGTTACATTAAATGCGGATTACTTTGAGAATCGGACGATGTATGAGGGGATGGCAGAGAAAATAATATTTACAGGAATGATCGACCAGTATTATGACTATGAATTTGGGGAATTAGAATATCGAAGCTTGCGATTTGAACATGAACTCTTGGAAAGTGACAATTACCAAGGCAATGCAGTGATAAACTACACGGATCGTGAAACAGAATTTACGCGAATCATAGAGCATAAGCACTTTGAGTTTGGACAGGCACCAAAAACTGTAATCACACGTGAATATCCCCAAGACTATACCAAGGATGTTGAACCCTACTATCCAATTAACGATGCGCTGAATAATGAAATCTATGAAAAATACCGCCAAAAAGCTGAAAAAGAGGCGCACGTAATTTTCGGAGGACGGTTGGGACAGTACCGTTATTTTGACATGCATCATATTATCGAAAATGTCTTAAAGCTTGTTGACACTGAATTTGACAATCAATAG
- a CDS encoding glycosyltransferase family 2 protein, with amino-acid sequence MKLLSIVVPCYNSQEYMSVSIDSLLMGDDRIEIIIVNDGSTDDTARIADAYHHRFPEMIRVIHKENGGHGSAIDAGLAVAQGLYFKVLDSDDWLNQSALEKILNYIEHNQTVDLIVANYRYEKKGARHKKIMHYRRSIPQETIVGWDAIHFPLGTYFMMHSMIHRTEILRTTKLALPEHTFYVDNLFVFRSLMHVQTIVYFDEILYHYFIGRDDQSVNEQVMIRRIDQQLRVNHLMIAYYVENSQRDFAVDNYLFHHLEIIMAISSTMLRIENTPESELKRAALWQTVQKSDPQLYSRLTHRLMGWNLSKKDGFSRRLGIVVYRITQKLFGFN; translated from the coding sequence ATGAAATTACTTAGTATTGTGGTACCGTGTTATAACTCGCAAGAATACATGAGTGTGAGTATTGATTCACTCTTAATGGGTGATGATCGGATAGAAATAATTATTGTGAACGATGGTTCAACGGATGATACTGCAAGGATTGCGGATGCATATCACCATCGTTTTCCCGAGATGATTCGTGTCATTCACAAAGAAAACGGGGGACATGGATCCGCGATTGATGCTGGTCTGGCAGTGGCACAAGGGTTGTACTTCAAAGTTTTAGATAGCGACGATTGGTTAAATCAATCTGCACTCGAGAAAATATTAAACTATATCGAGCATAACCAGACTGTTGATTTAATAGTGGCAAACTATCGGTATGAAAAAAAAGGTGCCCGTCACAAAAAGATAATGCATTATCGCCGTTCTATTCCCCAAGAAACGATTGTTGGTTGGGATGCGATACACTTTCCGCTTGGTACCTACTTTATGATGCACTCCATGATTCATCGAACAGAGATTCTTCGCACAACAAAACTGGCGTTACCTGAACATACATTCTACGTTGATAATCTTTTTGTCTTTCGCTCGTTGATGCATGTTCAGACAATTGTATACTTCGATGAAATTCTTTATCACTATTTTATTGGAAGAGATGACCAATCCGTAAATGAACAAGTCATGATACGGCGCATTGATCAACAACTGCGAGTTAATCACCTCATGATTGCATACTATGTTGAAAATAGTCAGCGTGATTTCGCTGTAGATAATTATCTTTTCCACCACTTAGAAATTATCATGGCAATTTCATCAACAATGCTACGAATTGAAAACACACCAGAGAGTGAGCTGAAGCGTGCAGCACTTTGGCAGACAGTGCAAAAGAGCGACCCGCAATTGTATTCTCGTCTCACACATCGTTTGATGGGATGGAATCTTTCAAAAAAAGACGGCTTCAGTCGCCGTCTTGGAATTGTGGTCTATCGTATTACGCAGAAACTGTTTGGATTTAACTGA
- a CDS encoding sensor histidine kinase produces the protein MELFMNIPRFLTALAESMACLIIILSFTKKQPYWHLKFLGFAMGQIVLQHTVESWPLSFWILGMILNILWMYLTINFCVSANRTVIIYNTMKAFIFAEFSASFAWLLSLYFFASAHQTITPLILITAFIINTVSAAVYFFVTLRSKQDYTSVQSRSLLITLLTCTIIFMMSNLGFLLSTTAYPLGDTSAVFIFRTMIDVLGLAILYIQESQRRESNLQEEIGAINNALYYQYRQYNEYRQNNSMIDQKVHDLKHQLQLLNMEPIDATIKNRVLTDIEELIKQYDATIASGNPILDTVLTQKNLMCLQNNISFTCMTDGNQLNFMDALDIYSILGNALDNAFESVSKLEGNQRVINLRIFAKDDFVIISLENPYSGTLEYEDGFPRTTKKDTQYHGYGIKSMSYIVEKYHGNLSINDDDGWFKLKVLFAKQSIS, from the coding sequence ATGGAACTTTTTATGAATATCCCACGTTTCTTGACCGCCCTAGCTGAGTCCATGGCATGCCTAATCATTATTTTAAGTTTTACAAAGAAGCAACCCTATTGGCATTTGAAATTTTTAGGGTTTGCAATGGGACAAATCGTACTACAACATACTGTCGAATCATGGCCACTGTCTTTTTGGATTCTTGGTATGATTCTAAATATTTTGTGGATGTACCTGACCATCAATTTTTGTGTCAGCGCCAATCGAACGGTAATTATTTACAACACAATGAAAGCATTTATCTTTGCTGAATTCTCAGCTTCATTCGCATGGCTCTTGAGCCTTTACTTCTTCGCATCTGCACACCAAACGATTACACCGCTCATTCTCATCACTGCATTCATCATTAACACTGTGTCTGCAGCCGTCTACTTTTTTGTGACACTGCGATCAAAACAAGACTATACGTCCGTTCAATCACGAAGTTTACTGATAACGCTACTCACATGTACCATCATCTTTATGATGAGTAACCTAGGATTTCTATTATCAACCACCGCCTATCCCCTGGGTGACACATCTGCAGTTTTCATTTTCCGGACAATGATTGATGTCCTAGGGTTGGCGATTCTTTACATTCAAGAGAGCCAACGACGGGAGTCAAACTTACAAGAAGAAATAGGCGCCATTAACAATGCGCTTTACTACCAATATCGTCAATACAATGAGTATCGGCAAAACAACAGTATGATCGATCAAAAAGTACATGATTTAAAACATCAACTCCAACTACTTAACATGGAACCCATTGATGCAACGATTAAAAATCGTGTTCTAACGGATATTGAGGAATTAATCAAACAGTACGATGCAACCATCGCTTCAGGAAACCCAATTCTTGACACTGTGCTCACGCAGAAAAACCTCATGTGTTTACAGAACAATATCTCATTCACATGTATGACCGATGGAAATCAGTTAAACTTTATGGATGCACTTGATATCTACAGCATTCTCGGAAACGCGCTGGACAACGCGTTTGAATCTGTGTCCAAACTTGAAGGTAACCAACGCGTCATTAATTTACGCATTTTCGCAAAAGATGATTTTGTAATTATATCCCTCGAAAACCCCTATTCTGGTACGCTTGAATATGAAGACGGTTTTCCGCGAACCACAAAAAAAGACACGCAATACCATGGATACGGTATTAAAAGCATGTCTTACATTGTTGAGAAATATCATGGGAACCTCAGCATCAACGATGATGACGGTTGGTTCAAGCTTAAAGTACTCTTTGCGAAACAATCGATCAGTTAA
- a CDS encoding LytTR family DNA-binding domain-containing protein, producing the protein MKIAIVEDNELMQQQLHDVIQEASQKAALEIEISCFSNGQSFIDQFQNNFDLIYLDVEMPELNGMQTAQAIRSFPSDAPIVFVTNFVQYAVEGYSVEAFDFILKPINPFKFENHFNKFLKRYSQTDNAPTITVKYKNEITKLRLDDIYFIESQGHYVHYHTDGKSVISIETLKAIEEQLAPYAFYRCNNHYLVNLNHVSSIKDDTAFVGKYALRISRPRKKDFMNALTEHLGGR; encoded by the coding sequence ATGAAAATTGCAATCGTCGAAGACAACGAATTAATGCAACAACAACTTCACGATGTTATCCAAGAGGCAAGCCAAAAGGCAGCACTCGAAATCGAAATTTCTTGCTTTAGCAACGGACAATCCTTTATTGACCAATTCCAAAATAATTTTGACCTCATTTATCTGGACGTTGAAATGCCAGAGCTTAACGGCATGCAAACCGCCCAAGCAATACGGAGTTTCCCATCTGATGCACCGATTGTATTTGTCACAAATTTTGTTCAATATGCTGTCGAAGGTTACAGTGTTGAAGCATTTGACTTCATTCTTAAGCCAATCAACCCTTTTAAGTTTGAGAATCATTTTAATAAATTTTTAAAACGCTATTCACAAACAGACAACGCACCCACAATAACGGTAAAATATAAAAATGAAATTACGAAACTGCGCCTTGATGATATCTACTTCATTGAGAGCCAAGGGCATTATGTTCACTACCATACCGATGGTAAATCCGTTATCTCCATTGAGACACTCAAAGCCATCGAAGAACAACTTGCACCCTATGCATTTTATCGCTGCAACAATCATTACCTTGTGAATCTCAACCATGTATCCTCGATTAAAGATGATACTGCGTTTGTAGGTAAGTATGCGCTACGCATTAGTCGACCTCGTAAGAAGGACTTTATGAATGCACTGACCGAACACTTAGGAGGACGCTAA
- a CDS encoding glycoside hydrolase family 3 C-terminal domain-containing protein, with amino-acid sequence MDIKQTIKKMTLLQKASLMSGQTQFDSRAIASLDIPSISYADGPHGVRKQLGSADHLGLNESAKATCFPTSATTANSWDVALGERVGRALGEESLYHNVDALLGPGLNIKRNPKCGRNFEYFSEDPYLSGKMAAAYIRGIQANGTIATPKHLAVNSQEYKRMTSDSIVDMRTYREIYTTAFEIAVKEGGAKSIMTSYNLINGIYANESEQLLRSILVDEWGFEGFVVSDWGGSNDHVLGVKNGSHAEMPGTGINGPIELVEAVQAGHLREEILDQRVEEFLRIVMTSNANKPQNVIDENEHHEIAREAALKSAVLLKNEHNILPLSANTKVAIVGDFAYTPRYQGAGSSVINPTQLESIQSVYKNYPINVVGMAQGFERCKPLDVKTLPTTNAAIKDADVVILFLGLDEISESEGMDRASIQLPQAQRELLKYVKDQKKQTIVVLSSGSVVDMSWDVNADAILHSYLSGQAGAGATLELLTGAVSPSGKLAESYPVSYDDVPFGEDFPAMGTYAYHREGIFVGYRYYETQNVAVKYPFGFGLSYTQFEYSNIKVESNNVSVDVRNTGSVLGSEIVQMYVGKKDSLIPRPAKELKAFAKITLEPSETQTVLLNFDDKSFRHYSGINMRWEVEGGVYQIMVGRDVQSIEGCVDVTVEPTNFNADTLDPFYPEYFLGNVRASSMKDFGRLLGYDAPRESGKRNVIEKNSTIMDLNDAKNPLARFVSYCFRKLITRNERKEKPDLNLLFMFNMPFRAIGKMTNGLVDNAMIDGLLTICNGHFFKGSSQFIKAWNANRKRRKDPQWEIH; translated from the coding sequence ATGGATATCAAACAAACAATAAAAAAAATGACACTTTTACAAAAAGCATCCCTTATGTCAGGGCAAACCCAATTTGACTCAAGAGCAATTGCGAGTTTAGACATACCCAGCATAAGCTATGCTGATGGACCGCATGGCGTGCGTAAACAACTGGGTTCAGCAGACCACTTGGGACTGAATGAAAGTGCGAAAGCAACGTGCTTCCCTACGTCGGCGACAACTGCGAATTCGTGGGATGTTGCGCTTGGCGAACGCGTGGGTCGCGCTCTTGGCGAAGAATCACTGTATCATAATGTCGATGCACTACTTGGTCCCGGACTGAACATCAAACGCAATCCGAAATGTGGTCGCAACTTTGAGTATTTTAGTGAAGACCCCTATCTCTCAGGTAAGATGGCTGCCGCATATATTCGTGGTATCCAGGCAAATGGAACCATTGCAACACCGAAACATCTTGCCGTAAACAGCCAAGAGTACAAACGAATGACTTCAGATTCCATTGTTGATATGCGTACGTATCGTGAGATTTATACGACAGCATTCGAAATAGCTGTAAAAGAAGGTGGCGCAAAGTCAATCATGACATCTTATAATCTCATCAACGGCATTTATGCAAATGAATCAGAACAGTTGTTGCGGTCGATTCTCGTTGATGAATGGGGCTTTGAAGGATTTGTTGTCTCGGACTGGGGTGGGAGCAACGATCATGTATTGGGTGTAAAAAATGGAAGTCATGCTGAAATGCCGGGTACAGGAATCAATGGACCAATTGAACTTGTTGAAGCGGTCCAAGCAGGACATCTCAGAGAGGAAATTCTCGATCAAAGGGTTGAAGAGTTCCTGCGCATTGTTATGACTTCAAATGCAAACAAGCCCCAAAATGTAATTGATGAAAATGAACATCATGAGATTGCACGTGAAGCAGCATTAAAAAGTGCGGTCCTATTAAAAAACGAACACAATATCCTGCCTTTAAGCGCAAACACAAAGGTTGCGATTGTAGGTGACTTTGCATATACACCACGATATCAAGGTGCGGGCTCATCGGTTATTAACCCAACCCAGCTTGAATCAATCCAATCAGTTTATAAAAACTATCCCATCAATGTTGTGGGAATGGCACAAGGCTTCGAACGCTGTAAGCCTTTGGACGTAAAGACTCTACCGACGACCAATGCAGCAATCAAAGATGCAGATGTTGTAATCCTGTTTCTTGGTCTTGACGAAATCAGTGAAAGTGAGGGGATGGATCGCGCATCCATTCAATTACCACAGGCACAACGCGAACTGCTCAAATATGTTAAGGATCAGAAAAAACAAACAATTGTCGTTTTGTCCTCAGGATCGGTTGTTGATATGTCATGGGATGTGAATGCGGATGCAATCCTTCACAGTTATCTATCGGGCCAAGCAGGTGCTGGTGCAACTTTGGAATTATTAACAGGGGCAGTGAGCCCAAGTGGAAAACTTGCAGAAAGCTATCCTGTAAGTTATGACGATGTTCCTTTTGGAGAAGATTTTCCAGCAATGGGAACGTATGCGTACCATCGTGAAGGTATTTTTGTTGGCTATCGTTATTATGAAACACAAAATGTAGCGGTCAAGTATCCCTTTGGATTCGGTTTGAGTTATACACAATTTGAATACAGCAATATCAAAGTAGAATCCAATAATGTATCAGTTGATGTTCGCAATACAGGATCTGTCTTAGGTTCAGAAATCGTACAAATGTATGTGGGTAAAAAAGATTCATTGATTCCACGTCCTGCTAAGGAATTAAAAGCATTTGCGAAAATTACATTGGAACCCAGTGAAACACAAACTGTATTATTAAATTTTGATGACAAATCATTCCGTCATTACAGTGGTATTAACATGCGTTGGGAAGTTGAAGGCGGTGTGTATCAAATTATGGTGGGCCGTGATGTACAGTCCATTGAAGGGTGTGTTGACGTTACGGTCGAACCCACAAATTTCAATGCGGATACATTAGATCCATTTTATCCAGAATATTTCCTTGGAAATGTTCGTGCAAGTTCTATGAAAGATTTTGGTCGTCTGCTTGGCTACGATGCGCCTCGAGAATCGGGGAAAAGAAATGTTATCGAGAAGAACAGTACAATTATGGACCTTAATGATGCAAAGAATCCCCTTGCGCGATTCGTAAGTTACTGCTTTAGAAAACTCATTACACGCAATGAACGCAAAGAAAAACCAGACCTGAATCTTCTGTTTATGTTCAATATGCCGTTTAGAGCGATTGGAAAAATGACGAATGGTCTGGTGGATAATGCCATGATTGATGGATTACTCACAATTTGCAATGGGCATTTCTTCAAAGGTTCGTCTCAATTCATAAAGGCCTGGAATGCGAATCGAAAACGTCGTAAAGATCCGCAATGG